In Sodalis ligni, a single genomic region encodes these proteins:
- the btuB gene encoding TonB-dependent vitamin B12 receptor BtuB — protein MLTIKNTVLAALSVTTFSGWAQDNNAPNGSNDTLIVSANRFPQPVSSVLAPTSVVTREDIDRGQIKSVAEALSRLPGVDIAQYGGLGQQSSLFIRGTNSSHALVLIDGVRLNQAGISGSSDLSQIPISLVQRIEFIRGPRSAVYGSDAIGGVVNIITTREKPGTTLSAGMGSKGYQSYDGSTQQRLGDNTVATVAGNYTYTRGFDVQANLPDPYGDPAQPDRDGFMSKTLFASLDHTFNQQFSGFARVYGYDNRTAYDGTYAYTDPAHEDALLDTRQLYSRTYDTGLRFQEGIYASQLSYSYSHTKDYNYDPKYGPYSASATLDDSDQYNLQWGNTLQVTHGLVSAGVDWQKQTTEPGTDYLTDGYEQHNTGIYATTQQLFGPVTLEGAVRGDDNSQFGWHGTWQSSAAWEFIEGYRLIGSYGTAYKAPNLGQLYGAYGGNANLDPEESKQWEGGVEGLTGPVDWRISAYRNDIDNLIDYDTANDTYYNIGKARIKGVEWTASVDTGPLRHQLTLEYLDPRDATTDQILARRAKQQIKYQLDWQVASIDWSLNYHYLGQRYDTDYNTEQVVKMGGVSLWDIAASYPLTPHLTVRGRIANLFDKEYETAYGYQTAGREFYLTGTYSF, from the coding sequence ATGTTGACTATCAAAAATACCGTTCTGGCGGCATTGTCCGTTACGACATTCTCCGGGTGGGCGCAGGATAACAACGCTCCAAACGGCAGTAATGACACACTTATTGTTTCGGCAAATCGTTTTCCACAGCCGGTTTCATCAGTGCTGGCGCCCACCAGCGTCGTGACACGCGAGGATATCGACCGTGGCCAAATCAAATCGGTAGCTGAAGCCTTAAGCCGTTTACCGGGCGTGGATATCGCGCAATACGGCGGACTGGGACAGCAAAGCTCTCTGTTCATTCGCGGCACCAATTCCAGTCACGCCCTGGTGCTCATCGATGGCGTGCGTTTGAATCAGGCTGGGATTTCCGGCTCATCCGATCTTAGCCAAATTCCCATCTCTCTGGTTCAGCGCATCGAATTTATCCGCGGTCCGCGCTCCGCCGTCTACGGCTCGGACGCCATCGGCGGGGTGGTCAATATCATCACCACCCGCGAAAAACCCGGAACCACCCTGAGCGCCGGCATGGGTTCAAAGGGTTACCAAAGTTACGATGGGTCCACTCAGCAGCGGCTGGGGGATAATACCGTGGCCACGGTGGCGGGAAATTACACCTATACCCGCGGATTCGATGTGCAGGCCAATTTGCCCGACCCTTATGGCGATCCGGCGCAGCCCGACCGGGACGGATTCATGAGCAAGACCCTGTTCGCGTCGTTGGATCATACGTTCAATCAACAGTTCAGCGGTTTTGCGCGGGTGTATGGCTACGACAATCGTACCGCTTATGACGGCACCTATGCCTATACCGACCCGGCGCATGAAGATGCGCTGCTCGATACCCGCCAGTTATATAGCCGCACCTATGATACCGGCCTGCGTTTTCAGGAAGGTATATACGCCTCCCAGCTCTCATACAGTTATAGCCATACCAAGGACTATAACTACGATCCCAAATACGGACCCTATTCGGCTTCCGCTACACTGGACGATTCCGATCAATACAACCTGCAATGGGGCAATACCCTCCAGGTCACTCACGGTCTGGTCAGCGCCGGGGTGGATTGGCAGAAACAGACAACCGAGCCCGGTACCGACTACCTCACCGATGGCTACGAGCAGCACAACACAGGCATCTATGCCACGACGCAGCAGCTTTTCGGACCGGTGACATTAGAAGGCGCGGTGCGGGGAGATGACAATTCACAATTTGGCTGGCACGGTACCTGGCAAAGCAGCGCCGCCTGGGAGTTTATCGAAGGCTACCGCCTGATCGGCTCTTACGGCACCGCGTACAAGGCGCCGAACCTGGGCCAGCTCTACGGCGCTTATGGCGGTAACGCCAACCTGGATCCCGAAGAGAGCAAACAATGGGAAGGCGGCGTTGAAGGACTGACAGGTCCGGTGGACTGGCGTATCTCGGCTTATCGCAACGATATCGACAACCTGATTGATTACGATACGGCGAATGACACCTACTACAATATCGGCAAAGCCCGTATCAAAGGGGTGGAATGGACCGCCTCGGTAGATACCGGCCCGCTCCGGCATCAATTAACCCTGGAATATCTGGATCCCCGAGACGCCACCACGGACCAGATCCTGGCCCGCCGGGCCAAGCAGCAGATAAAATACCAGTTGGATTGGCAAGTGGCGTCCATTGACTGGTCTCTTAACTACCATTACCTCGGCCAGCGTTATGACACGGATTATAACACTGAACAGGTGGTGAAGATGGGGGGCGTCAGTTTATGGGACATAGCCGCTTCTTATCCGTTAACGCCACACCTGACGGTTCGTGGTAGAATAGCCAATCTGTTTGATAAAGAGTATGAGACAGCTTATGGCTACCAGACCGCAGGACGAGAATTTTATCTCACGGGAACCTATTCCTTCTGA